The following coding sequences are from one Daphnia magna isolate NIES unplaced genomic scaffold, ASM2063170v1.1 Dm_contigs021, whole genome shotgun sequence window:
- the LOC116916436 gene encoding uncharacterized protein LOC116916436 — protein MDLSRRLDIKHIDKFDGTNYQQWKHGLLMELELVELLDIVEGYEQCPDEIFADDANFEDENNYPIPTNIGALKEWRKKDCIARTMIYHTNDKERQKGQDSYKKNEKLKGGSLKATQQVIVMKMVHLLASIILTDKTITEGRLRSARTVLTIPITGPETAQLSILSHELSSKMFTLSDVLSDWRYFDVAVVRLNVSDRRLFATLLNDAKVTGTSLDFTPFSGEVWELYFYYSMYPGYAKYRDFYSHNYA, from the exons ATGGATCTGTCTCGCAGACTAGACATAAAACACATTGACAAATTTGATGGCACTAACTACCAACAATGGAAGCACGGTCTCCTTATGGAGTTGGAATTGGTCGAGCTCCTAGATATTGTTGAG GGTTACGAACAGTGCCCTGATGAGATATTTGCAGATGATGCAAATTTTGAAGACGAGAATAATTATCCTATACCTACAAACATTGGCGCTctaaaagaatggagaaagaAAGACTGCATTGCAAGGACCATGATTTATCACACAAATGACAAAGAACGTCAGAAAG GGCAAGACTCGTACAAGAAGaacgaaaaattaaaaggagGAAGCCTGAAAGCAACGCAACAGGTCATAGTAATGAAGATGGTGCATTTATTGGCCAGCATCATTCTCACCGACAAGACAATCACAGAAGGCCGCCTAAGAAGTGCTCGAACTGTCCTAACTATACCAATCACTGGTCCAGAGACTGCGCAACTCAgcatattgtcacacgagtt GTCTTCCAAGATGTTCACCCTTTCCGATGTATTGTCCGATTGGAGGTATTTTGACGTTGCCGTTGTGCGCCTGAATGTAAGTGATCGGAGGCTGTTTGCCACACTCCTAAACGATGCTAAGGTTACGGGTACCTCTTTGGATTTTACACCGTTTTCAGGGGAAGTTTGGGAATTGTACTTCTATTACAG tATGTATCCCGGCTACGCGAAGTATCGCGATTTTTATTCCCACAACTATGCTTGA